TCCGGCGGCTCACGCGGAGCGAAGGGTCGGTGCGCCATGGAATGTCTTCCAACCCCGAAAGGGGACGGTCTGGAGTGAAGCCAGCGTGCCACGATTTCGGGAGGTGCGGCGCCTTTTCAACGCGGGGCTCGTCGCCCCGACAGGGCTTCCTACACGCTCTGCCCGGGAGCGACACGCCTCCTGCACGTTGAAAGGGGCGGCTCCAAGTTCGCGGCTCGAAGCTGACTGTGGCAGGACGCAGCTGCCGACTCTCTCGCATGGAGCCAACGATGATTCTCGCTACGTGTCACTGCGGTCGCGTGTCGCTCGAGGTGCCGTCCGAGCCCACCGAAGTCACCGACTGCACCTGCTCCATCTGTTGCCGCTACGGGGTGCTGTGGGCGTACTACTCGCCTCGACAGGTCCGCGTTCGTACGGAAGGGACTGCCCAGGACACGTACCAGTGGGGCGAGCAGAAGATTGCCTTCCATCGTTGCGCCCACTGCGGCTGTGTTTCGCACTGGGCGTCGCTGGACCCGGCGAGAGACCGGATGGGTGTCAACGCCCGGCTCATGCCGCTCGAGCTTCTGTCGAAGGTGCGCGTACGGCACCTCGACGGCGCCGGCACCGAGCAGTACCTCGACTGACGCGCACGGAATCGCGTGCATCCCACTCGCTCAGGCGTTCTCGTACGACTTGTTCATTTCCCTCTGGGCCCGGCGGTTCACGAGAGAAATCTCCTGTTGGACGAAATCAAGCGCAGGGGCATCTCGTTGCCTATGGCGAGGACAGGGGATGACTCTCGGCAGAAAGGGCGGGGACACCAGTTGCGCAATGCGCCATTGTCATACGCTCGGGGTCAACAATGCCTCACCCTGCCGTCAGCGTATGTGGCCGCCGCAATTGTGTCGCTATAGCAAGTCCATGCGTGTAATAACCCCTGCGCCCAGTGCTGATTTACGTCGTCACCACAGGGAATCGCGAAAGGGAGAGAACGATGAGCGTGATTGATTTCAAGGCTTTGGCTATTGCTGCTTTGCTCACCGCGACGACATTCGGCTGTCAAGCTGGCACGGACCTGTCGGAGACTTCCGAGGCTGCTGTGCAGGACCGTGAGGGTAGCGGCCTTCACATCACGGCGGCTACGGTGAAGGCGCTTGATGAGGGCATTCATCTCCGCCTGGACGGACAGGCACAGGGCGACGTGATTACGTTTGACCCCGCGCGCGGTCAGATCGACTTCAGCCGTATTTCGCTCGTCGCAGGTGGTCAGCAAGCTGCAATGGACCGCTGGCTGCAGGAGGCTGCACAGCAGAGGGGCATTGATGCCCAAGAGCTTGAGAAGAGCATCTTTTTCGTAAGGCTAACTCCGAGCGCGGCTTCGCTCGAGTCCTGGGAGAGTCCTAATCCTCAGCAACAGGGGCGTTGTACGGACTGCTGCACAGAGGGGATGTGTTGCTACGCGGGATACGGCTGCCATTACGATACGCATTCGGCGCAGACAATCTGCACCTGCATTGTCTTTGAGTGCTGCGGGGCAAGCTGATTTAGCACCAAGAAGCCGCCGACGTCAGGCCACGCTGAGGCTCCAGGGAGTAGTTCTTGTCAGCAGTGTCTTTGTCCGTCGACGGAAGCGCGAGCAGCTGCCGTGCGTTCCGTCGACGGTAGTGATGTACAAATAGCAGCCGTACGTCGCCGCGCATGCGGCGAATCCGGCGGCACCACCACGTTGGCCGCATGCTGG
This region of Pyxidicoccus trucidator genomic DNA includes:
- a CDS encoding GFA family protein, which encodes MILATCHCGRVSLEVPSEPTEVTDCTCSICCRYGVLWAYYSPRQVRVRTEGTAQDTYQWGEQKIAFHRCAHCGCVSHWASLDPARDRMGVNARLMPLELLSKVRVRHLDGAGTEQYLD